The genome window CCTGCTGCCCCAGTGGCTTTGGTTCCCTCCCTGTTTCCTTTGGCGCCATCAAAATGCTCCTTATGGGAGAGGAAGCCTGGTCAGAGCCGGGTCAGATTAACAGGTTGCTCCTGTCGGGGCAGTCAGCAGAGGAGAGCAGAGTTCTCCTTGTTAGCTTTATCCAGTATCTTCTTGGAAAGGAGTTAAAGTCTCTACGTGCCCTCGGTGAAATCCGAAGTATGGGAATTTAACAGGGAAAACAGAAAAAATCTTTCCGCAACCTCTCCAAAATTGTTCTTGTCATTCGCTTCAATCTCTGGTAGTCCCATGTCTCATGTTCAGGGAAATACTTACCGTTTCCGCATTAAACGAAAATATCAAACACCTTCTCGAATCAAGCTTTGATCTCCTGCTGGTGGAAGGAGAGATTTCCAACCTGCGCCGGCCGGCTTCCGGTCATCTATACTTCACTCTTAAAGATGAAAAGAGCCAGATCCGGGCCGTTATCTTCCGGTCTCCCTTCGTGCAGAGACCGGGTCTCGACAATGGTGGCAGCCAGGGATTTGATATTGAGGAGGGAATGAGTGTCATCTGCCGGGCCAGGTTAAGTGTTTATCAGCCGAGGGGCGAGTACCAGCTGATTGTCAGCGCCGTGGAATTGAAGGGTCTCGGCGCCCTCCAGAAGGCCTTCGAACAATTGAAATCCCGCCTGGAGGCGGAGGGTCTCTTTGATCCCGCGAGGAAGAAACCTATTCCCTTTCTCCCTCACAGGATCGGAGTGATTACCTCACCGACCGGTGCGGTCATCAGGGATATCCTGAACATTACAGGGCGGCGGTTCTCCTCAGTGGATATCATGATTGCCCCGGTCCGTGTGCAGGGTGCGGAAGCGCCTGACGAAATCGCCGGCGCCATTGCCGATATGCATGCCGTCGGGGATATAGATGTGATTATTCTGGCCAGGGGAGGGGGATCGCTTGAGGACCTTGCCCCTTTCAATGATGAAAGGGTTGCCCGGGCGATTCACCGCTCCCGGATTCCGATCATCTCCGCAGTGGGACATGAAACGGACTTTACCATCGCCGATTTTGTGGCGGACCTCAGGGCCCCTACGCCCTCTGCGGCGGCTGAACTGGTTGTGCCGGTAAAGGTAAAACTCATCACATCCCTCGAATCCCTGCATCTTAGGATGATCGTCCATCAACACCGGATCATGGAGAGACTTCGCGAGAGGGTGTCCGCCCTGAGAGAGCGGTTTAGAGACCCGGGGAGAAGGATTGCCGATCTCTTCATCACTCTTGATGATCGCTGCGAGCGGATCAAATCGGCCCTGGACAACAAATTGACCATACAGAGGCACAAAGAACTCAATCTGAATATCCGTTTAAGACATGCCGCCCCCCTGTCACGGATAAGGGATGGGCGATTTGTCCTTGAAAATTTGCAGAAAAATATGATAGCCGAATTACGTAATGCCATAGAAGGCCTGAAAAAAAGAGTGCGATCAGACATGGCCGTACTGGATACCTTGAGTCCCCTATCCGTCCTGAACAGGGGTTACAGTATCGTCAGAAGCCTTCCCGAGGGTCTCATCATCAGAAGGGCGGATGCCGTCACGGTGGGAAGCGATGTGGACGTCAAGGTTTCACAGGGCGGCTTTCATGCGCGGGTAACCAGGGTTTACGAGGAGAGGAAAAGGGATGGCGAAGGAAAAATTTGAAGGTATGCTGGAGAAATTGGAGGAAATTGTCAGAAGGATGGAGACAGGGGAGATGACCCTCGAAGAATCCCTCAAGGCCTTTGAAGAGGGGATAAAACTCGCCCGGCTGTGTGCCGCCAAGCTTGATGAGGCACAGAGGCGGGTTGATATCCTCCTTAAACAGGGGGAAGAACCGGTCATTAAGCCATTTCAAGAAGGGGAAGAGGAACAGTGAGTGTAGAACATGACCATAATTTCCTGATGGCGTATCTTAAGGAAAAAAAGGGGATCATTGATGAGGCCCTTGACCGTTACCTCCCCGAAGAGGAAAACTACCCGCCGGTGATCTTTAAAGCTGTCCGGTACAGCCTTTTTGCAGGAGGGAAGAGGATCAGGCCGATCTTATGTCTGGCCTCGGCAGAGGCAGTCGGAGGGGGAAGCGGGGAGAGCCTGCATTCAATCCTGCCGGTGGCCTGCGCCTTGGAGCTTATCCATACCTACTCCCTGATTCATGATGACCTTCCCGCCATGGATAACGACGATTACAGGAGAGGGAAACCGACAAATCATAAGGTGTTTGGTGAAGGCATTGCCATTCTGGCCGGTGATGCCCTCCTGACGGAAGCCTTCCACCTGATGTCAAGGCGGGACGTTATGGGAGATGTCCCGCCGGAATTGCTTCTCACCGTAATTCATGATATTGCAGAGGCAGCGGGATACTTCGGAATGGTTGGGGGGCAGGTGGTTGATCTCCAATCGGAGGGGAAGGATGCCGATAACGAAACGCTTCATTACATCCACTCCCATAAGACGGGGGCGATGATCTCTGCTTCTGTCAGGGCGGGTGCATTATTGGCCGGCGCCGGAAAAAACGATCTCCATGCCCTCTCCGCATACGGCAGGCATGTGGGCCTCGTCTTCCAGATAGCAGACGATATCCTCAATATTGAAGGGGACAGGAAGTTGCTGGGAAAGAACACGGGGAGCGATGCCTCGCGTGGTAAGATCACCTTTCCTGCCCTGATGGGCGTGGAAACGTCCCGCAGGAAGGCCCGGGAGCTTGTGGAACAGGCCCTGACCGATATTGCAGACTTTGATCACAGGGCTCGTCCTTTGCGGGAGATAGCAAGGTATGTCATAAGTCGTAAGTCATAAGTCGTAAGTCAAACATAGATGAAAATTGGGAAATCCAAGGATATTAAAAGGATATTAAGGTGTGGCAGATGGCAGGGAAACCGGCAAGAGAGAGTTTAAAGGATAAATTTGCCAAAGATTTGGGCTTGAAGGATCAAATTCGCAGGGCGGCTGTGTTCAATATTTCGGGGGGTTTTGTATGACATATG of Syntrophales bacterium contains these proteins:
- the xseA gene encoding exodeoxyribonuclease VII large subunit, yielding MFREILTVSALNENIKHLLESSFDLLLVEGEISNLRRPASGHLYFTLKDEKSQIRAVIFRSPFVQRPGLDNGGSQGFDIEEGMSVICRARLSVYQPRGEYQLIVSAVELKGLGALQKAFEQLKSRLEAEGLFDPARKKPIPFLPHRIGVITSPTGAVIRDILNITGRRFSSVDIMIAPVRVQGAEAPDEIAGAIADMHAVGDIDVIILARGGGSLEDLAPFNDERVARAIHRSRIPIISAVGHETDFTIADFVADLRAPTPSAAAELVVPVKVKLITSLESLHLRMIVHQHRIMERLRERVSALRERFRDPGRRIADLFITLDDRCERIKSALDNKLTIQRHKELNLNIRLRHAAPLSRIRDGRFVLENLQKNMIAELRNAIEGLKKRVRSDMAVLDTLSPLSVLNRGYSIVRSLPEGLIIRRADAVTVGSDVDVKVSQGGFHARVTRVYEERKRDGEGKI
- a CDS encoding polyprenyl synthetase family protein, with protein sequence MSVEHDHNFLMAYLKEKKGIIDEALDRYLPEEENYPPVIFKAVRYSLFAGGKRIRPILCLASAEAVGGGSGESLHSILPVACALELIHTYSLIHDDLPAMDNDDYRRGKPTNHKVFGEGIAILAGDALLTEAFHLMSRRDVMGDVPPELLLTVIHDIAEAAGYFGMVGGQVVDLQSEGKDADNETLHYIHSHKTGAMISASVRAGALLAGAGKNDLHALSAYGRHVGLVFQIADDILNIEGDRKLLGKNTGSDASRGKITFPALMGVETSRRKARELVEQALTDIADFDHRARPLREIARYVISRKS
- a CDS encoding exodeoxyribonuclease VII small subunit translates to MAKEKFEGMLEKLEEIVRRMETGEMTLEESLKAFEEGIKLARLCAAKLDEAQRRVDILLKQGEEPVIKPFQEGEEEQ